The genome window GGTGGGCGACTCGACGGGCAGGCCGGCCAGACGGGCGAGGATGGTCAGCTTGCGGGCGACGTCGAGGCCGTTGAGGTCGTCGCGGGCGTCGGGCTCGGTGTAGCCCTTGTTCTTTGCGTTTGTGACTTCTGCGGAGAatctgccgccgccgcccgaGGTGGGCTGGAAGCTGTTGAAGAGGAACGACATGGTGCCGGAGAAGACGCCCTCGATCTTGGTGACCTCATCGCCCGTCTCGAGCAGGTCCTTCAGGGTGGAGATGACGGGCAGACCAGCGCCGACGGACGACTCGTGGAAGACATGGCCACCGGCGCCGGAGCTGTTGGAGCcgttggcggcggcggcgaagATGTCGTTGAAGAGCTGCAGGTTGCCGGAGAAGGCCTTCTTGTTCGGGGTGACGATGCTGATGCCCCTGTTGAGGAAGGTCGGGTAGGCGTTGGCGACGTCCTGGTTGGATGTGTTGTCGACGAGGACGACCTTGCCGGGCGCCTTGACGAGGTAGTCCTGCAGCTGGGGGAGGGCCAGGGAGGGCTTGGCGTTGGTCTCGAGCTCGGCCTCCCAGTCGGAGAGGGACTTGTAGTCGGCGTGGTAGACGGCCTTGTTGGACGTCGACAGCCAGATGAGCGAGAGGCGGTAGGGCGACGAGGGGGATTGCGAGAGGCGCGAGGCGAGGCCCGAGAGCTGGTGGAGGAACGCCTTGCCTACGCCGCCGGCGCCTGTGGGTGTCAGCGTGTGATGTCAGGGTGTCAGGGTGTCAGCATGGCAGCATGCGATTGTGAGGGCAGTGGGCCAGCAGAGGCCAGTGTAACTTTTTTCGAGGCGCATGCATGGGGGATGGCGGGGGGATCAAGACACAGCACAGCAGCAGACGCACCAATGACGGCAATGAAGACTTGACGGGGAGGAGACATGGTCGCTGCGTGTCAATTGGGAGTGCAGTGCGTCTGGAAAAAGACTGAATCTGGAGAAGAGACTCAATCTGGGAAGAAGCTCCAACGCCGGTCCACCATGTCTGTCTGAACGTGGGGTGCGCGATGATGCAACGGCGCCCACGCTCCGACATCGCCCTGGCTCTGCGCGACGCGTGCGTCTCCACAACCTCAACATGTCCGCACCCAACACCCACCTCTCCGCCAAGGACGCGCATCTCTACGGCGCCAAGAACACGGCACGGAGCAAGCGCAGGGAGATCAGCAGCTCCAGCACCGTCGCCTTCTCCTCGACCCTCGCCCACCTCATCAAGGCCTCGTCGTCGACGGCAGATGGCAGCACGCCCTCGACCGCCGGCCGCGCCCGCCCGCGCAAGGACGACATCAAGACGCACAAGGACGACATCTTCAAGACGCACAACAAGAACGACATCTTCAAGACGCACAACAAGAACGACATCTTCAAGACGCACAACAAGAACGTGAAGAAGCGTGCCCTCGCCGACCTCGCCGACGCCGACCTCGCCACCCAGAAGCACAGAGGGCGCACCGGCGCCGAGAAGGAGGCAGACGAGGCCTCGTGGAAGCGCACCCAGCGCCGCATGGAAGAAAAGGCGCGTCTGTATGCAGCCCTGAAGAGAGGAGACGTCGAAGACACCGACGACAGGTACGGCGTCGACTTCGACCGCAAGTGGGCCGACACCGAGGCGGCAGCCGCCGCGGGTAAcgcctcgtcctcgtcctcgtccgaCGGCGGCGACAGCGCCGACGAAGAGCACGTTGAATACGTCGACGAGTTCGGCCGCACCCGCAAGGGCACCCGCGCCGACGCCCTGCGCGAGGAGCGCCGCAAACGCACCCTCGCCCACGACGTGCCAGACCGCTTCACCGCCCGCCCCAGCATGCCCGACCACGTCATCTACGGCGACACCGTCCAGACCAACGCCTTCAATCCAGACGAGACCATTGCCCAGCAGATGGCCGACCTCGCCGCCAAGCGCGACAAGGAGCTCACGCCGCCCCCCGACCTGCACTTCGACGGGCGTGCCGAGGCCCGCTCCAGGGGCACCGGCTTCATGTACTTTGACCAAGACGAAGAGGAGCGCCAGAAGCAGATGGCGAACCTCGACAAGGAGAGGGCCGAGACCGAGCGCGTCAGGAAAGAGCGCAAAGAGGCCATCGACAAGAGGAAGGAGATGatcaaggagaagaagaggctCATGGCCGAGAAGCGGAGCAAGGGCAAGGCAGAGAAGTTCCTGGACGCGCTTGGTGTGGAATTGGCCATGGGTGGGGAGGGAGACGAAGCGGACAAGCAGCGcgtggtggtggaggaggaggcagAAAAATCCCACGAGGCCTGATTTGCGCATGCATGCATTCAAACAACGATACCCAGACTACACACCTCACACCCCATCCCCTCTTCCACCCACCACCCACACCCCTCGATCGAACACGCTTGCTCCAATCTACATGTCCAACCTACCCACAACCCCTCTCATGCGCCTGCTAAACACGCGTCCAACCCCCCCACCGACACCGCCTGACGGTGGAGTGGGAATCTCCACCATCTCCTCGCAACCGAGCGTCCCTCAGCAAGTAGGAGTGAAGTCCCTCCACCGTCTTCCACTCTATAGTTGCCAGTTGGCGATTAGCGGCGTAACATAGCATACAGCTGGCTGCAGGACGGCATCAATCGCACTGGTCGCTGCAACGCACATACGCGTGCTCTTCTTGATTGATGTTTCGTACCATCTGCCACCGTCCAACCATCCACCGTTCATTTAAGAAATCTAGAACACGaaaatagctatagctatacACTCTAGGCCTGGAGTTGGGTTTGGGGTTAGTTTTGGGTTGGGGTTCATCTGGCTTGGTGTGTGTGTAGTTTGTGTAGAGTAGTTGTAGCTACTTTATTTCATTTCATTTCATTTCATTTCAATTCATTTCATTTTATTTTATTTTATTTCATTTTATTTTATTTTATTTTATTTTATTTTATTTTATTTTATTTTATTTTATTTTATTTTATTTTATTTTATTTCATTTCATTTCATTTCATTTCATTTCATTTCATTTCATATCATTTCATATCATTTCATATCATTTCATATCATTTCATATCATTACATTACATTACATTTCATTACATTTCAACTCTGCTTCTATTCAAAGAAGTCAGGACCGAGTTTAGCAACCTAGAAATtgatccatccatccatccatccatccatccatccaccCCCAACGTAGCGCTCCATCAACACCTTTATCCAGTTAGCGTAGCAGCGTTCTAAACCTACGTAAATGTCCACATATCTATTACTTACTTGCTTTATTGCTTAATGGAAGGATGGTTAGATTATTAACTGACTgaaactaaaactagacGGATTGATTAGTTGTGAAGGGAGAAGGAAGGGGGgaaggaagaggaagagaaggaggaggaggaggaggagaaggagaagaagaaggagaagaaggagaagaaggagaagaagaagaagaagaagaagaagaagaagaagaagaagaagaagaagaagaagaagaagaagaagaagaagaagaagaagaagaagaagaagaagaagaagaagaaaggaTCAAGATAGTGTCCACGGTGAAGCGTactaaaaaaaaaaaaaaggggGGGAAAAAAAAAGGCCAAAAGCTAAGAAGATAATAGGATGTAATCTGATCTCGCTCTCTTCCTTTCTGGTTCTCTTGCTCTTTGCTCTTCCCTtttccctttccctttctcttcctccgctcctctcttttcttctcccctcctctcctctcttcCCTTCTCGTCACTGCTCTTCACCATCGCTACTTCTAACCCCCGTCTGAAACACAGCTTCTCGAAAACACCGTCTTGTGCTTGTTTGCCAACGATATGACATGGCCTGACATGACGTgacctgccctgccctgaaTTGCATAGACAAAACCCAACTCAACCCGTGCATGCTGCCAAAAATCATGTTTGCATCCACCCAGCTCATAACGTCGTAGCGCGGCAACCGACCAACCCAGCCCAACCCAActgatggatggatggacgGCTGTCTACCTCGTCTTCTTGATCTCCGTCGCCCAGCCTTCGATCCCCTCGCCCTTGCTCCTACACGGGATCCCAAGATCCAGATTCTCCATTCCTTTGGTGTCCTTGAGGAACTCGTGGCTCGCCATGCCGCCCGCGTTTGCGCGATCCACGGGGAGCAGCTCCAGCATGGGCAGCAGGAAGCTGGCAATCTCTTTGCTCTCCTCCTTGCCGAAATGGTACTTCTCGTGCAG of Ascochyta rabiei chromosome 7, complete sequence contains these proteins:
- a CDS encoding Homoserine dehydrogenase, whose protein sequence is MSPPRQVFIAVIGAGGVGKAFLHQLSGLASRLSQSPSSPYRLSLIWLSTSNKAVYHADYKSLSDWEAELETNAKPSLALPQLQDYLVKAPGKVVLVDNTSNQDVANAYPTFLNRGISIVTPNKKAFSGNLQLFNDIFAAAANGSNSSGAGGHVFHESSVGAGLPVISTLKDLLETGDEVTKIEGVFSGTMSFLFNSFQPTSGGGGRFSAEVTNAKNKGYTEPDARDDLNGLDVARKLTILARLAGLPVESPTSFPVQSLIPAELESCQSGDDFLEKLPQYDAQMDALKQEAASEGKVVRFVGSVDVPANAVKVGLEKFDATHPIAALKGSDNIIAFYTKRYGDNPLIIQGAGAGADVTAMGVTADLVKVLRLLH